The following proteins are co-located in the Thermodesulfobacteriota bacterium genome:
- a CDS encoding porin: MKLQKLLVLVGIMLLPSLAFSVEVYKNGDVSLDAGFWAQAWYQYVDDYDRDGDGKWDDKINDFMMRRAYFNLNGTVTPKISFFLHYAGDRIGQEGLDNAGQGLGSGLATRDAWVTYKLIKDDVMVQVGRMYVPFTRDYGTTSTKALLTTELNWGQGGLRSGIFYPSKVGRDDGVTLWGNVLEDKLQYRLMVGEGEESSSTNADDNLRFAGRLSLNLFDPETAWFNSGTYLGKKKIMAVGAGFDHQRDLMLAGTEKNYEAYTVDAHLDLPLDSCAVTCELAYLWIENIVNTVTWSALTTGRDGDMVAAKAGVLLKEKIQPFAHYEVVMPEPSGADDTVVYGLGCNYYLKGPANKLTLEWSKADDDTHTVDIITCQFAFGL; this comes from the coding sequence ATGAAACTGCAAAAACTGTTGGTGCTGGTCGGAATCATGTTATTGCCGTCCCTGGCTTTTTCCGTGGAAGTCTATAAAAACGGCGATGTGTCTCTGGACGCGGGGTTTTGGGCCCAGGCCTGGTATCAGTATGTGGACGATTATGACCGGGACGGCGACGGTAAATGGGATGACAAGATCAATGACTTCATGATGCGGCGGGCTTATTTCAACCTTAACGGCACGGTGACGCCGAAAATCAGTTTTTTTCTCCACTACGCCGGAGACCGCATCGGCCAGGAAGGCCTGGATAACGCCGGCCAGGGACTCGGCAGCGGATTGGCCACGCGGGACGCCTGGGTTACCTATAAGCTGATCAAGGACGATGTGATGGTTCAAGTCGGCCGGATGTATGTGCCGTTTACCCGGGATTACGGCACCACTTCAACCAAAGCGTTGCTGACGACTGAACTGAACTGGGGACAGGGCGGACTGCGCAGCGGTATTTTCTATCCCAGCAAAGTGGGGCGGGATGACGGCGTCACCCTGTGGGGAAACGTGCTGGAAGACAAGCTCCAGTACCGGCTGATGGTCGGCGAAGGCGAGGAAAGCAGTTCAACCAATGCTGATGACAACCTCCGGTTTGCCGGCCGCCTGAGCCTGAATCTGTTTGATCCGGAAACCGCCTGGTTCAACTCCGGCACTTACCTGGGGAAAAAGAAGATTATGGCGGTCGGCGCCGGGTTTGATCATCAACGCGATCTGATGCTGGCCGGCACTGAAAAAAACTACGAGGCCTATACCGTTGATGCCCATCTGGACCTGCCCCTGGATTCCTGCGCCGTTACCTGCGAACTGGCCTATCTCTGGATCGAAAATATCGTCAACACCGTTACCTGGTCGGCCCTGACGACCGGTAGGGACGGGGACATGGTTGCCGCCAAAGCCGGCGTTCTGTTGAAAGAAAAAATTCAGCCGTTCGCGCATTATGAAGTCGTCATGCCGGAGCCTTCGGGCGCCGACGATACGGTGGTCTACGGGCTGGGTTGCAATTACTACCTGAAGGGTCCGGCCAATAAACTGACGCTGGAATGGTCCAAGGCGGATGATGATACCCACACAGTCGATATCATCACCTGCCAATTCGCTTTTGGGCTGTAG
- a CDS encoding selenium metabolism-associated LysR family transcriptional regulator has protein sequence MDLWRLKVFRAVVEQGSFSKAARSIHLSQPTVSSHIKDMETHYGCRLLDRFEKKVAPTRAGEVLYQYAGRLLAMHDEAEAALAASQGVVRGELAVGGSTIPAGYLLPEVIGRFIRQYPDVRVCLKTGDTAQIIGDILSGSLELGVVGARSPDKRLIQRKIMDDELRVIIASDHQWAGRRRINMDELVREPFIIRERGSGTLMAIEAKLAESGLSSRGLNIVAELSSTEAVIQGVRHHIGISIVSLLAVREAEAAGMLKSLAVSGLTLTRQFYSIRRKGRTESPAGAAFRGLVEAAAGGEPADGEKD, from the coding sequence ATGGATTTATGGCGATTGAAAGTGTTCCGGGCGGTGGTGGAGCAGGGCAGCTTTTCCAAAGCGGCCCGGTCCATTCATCTTTCCCAGCCCACGGTCAGCAGCCATATCAAGGACATGGAAACCCATTATGGCTGCCGGCTCCTGGACCGGTTTGAGAAGAAGGTGGCGCCCACCCGGGCCGGAGAAGTGCTGTATCAGTATGCCGGCCGGCTCCTGGCCATGCACGATGAGGCCGAGGCGGCGCTGGCGGCCTCCCAGGGCGTAGTCCGGGGAGAGCTGGCCGTCGGCGGCAGCACCATACCGGCCGGATACCTGCTGCCGGAAGTGATCGGCCGTTTTATCCGGCAGTACCCGGATGTCCGGGTCTGCCTCAAAACCGGAGACACCGCGCAGATTATCGGCGACATCCTTTCGGGGAGCCTGGAACTGGGGGTCGTCGGCGCCAGGAGCCCGGATAAACGGCTGATCCAGCGGAAAATCATGGACGATGAACTGCGGGTGATCATTGCCAGCGACCACCAATGGGCCGGTCGCCGGCGGATTAATATGGATGAACTGGTCCGGGAGCCGTTTATCATCCGGGAACGGGGGTCCGGAACCCTGATGGCCATCGAGGCCAAACTGGCCGAATCCGGCTTAAGCAGCCGGGGCCTGAACATCGTGGCGGAACTGAGCAGCACCGAGGCGGTCATTCAGGGGGTCCGGCACCATATCGGCATTTCCATTGTGTCGCTGCTGGCGGTCCGGGAGGCGGAGGCCGCCGGCATGTTAAAGTCCCTGGCCGTCAGCGGTCTGACCCTGACCCGGCAGTTCTATTCCATCCGGCGGAAAGGCCGCACGGAATCCCCGGCCGGCGCTGCCTTCCGCGGGTTGGTGGAAGCGGCCGCCGGCGGCGAACCCGCCGATGGTGAAAAGGACTGA
- a CDS encoding DUF3343 domain-containing protein — MKRKAAPPKPETKDRGFLVFENTSEVIKAENCLLKSGWKIRVMGPPPEIRTGCDLVIEFPLIEQLEILRLLTSEHLVPLKVVPVSGPLLEPVNIFFTRDYGAFLMVRAANMKITIEKQSMKIVNISGGGCPDVPYLAAEMVGRRLDEAPAPRTIGHTLCGYALQLAYEEIRRQCSR, encoded by the coding sequence TTGAAAAGAAAAGCCGCGCCGCCAAAGCCGGAAACCAAGGACCGCGGTTTTCTGGTCTTTGAAAACACCAGCGAAGTCATCAAGGCTGAAAACTGTCTTTTAAAGAGCGGCTGGAAAATCCGGGTCATGGGACCGCCGCCGGAAATCCGGACCGGGTGCGACCTGGTCATCGAATTTCCGCTCATTGAACAGCTTGAAATCTTGAGACTCCTCACATCGGAACATCTGGTGCCGCTCAAAGTGGTTCCGGTCTCCGGCCCCCTGCTGGAGCCGGTCAATATCTTTTTTACCCGGGACTACGGCGCTTTCCTGATGGTCCGGGCTGCCAACATGAAAATCACGATCGAAAAACAATCCATGAAAATCGTTAACATATCCGGCGGCGGCTGTCCGGATGTGCCGTATCTGGCCGCCGAGATGGTGGGCCGGCGGCTGGATGAGGCGCCCGCCCCCCGGACTATCGGCCATACCTTATGCGGTTATGCCCTGCAACTGGCTTATGAGGAGATCAGACGCCAATGTTCGCGGTAG
- the yedE gene encoding YedE family putative selenium transporter — MKNIFATRSGIIGVGAFIGVMAALLQFWGNPGNMGICVACFVRDITGALGLHRASVVQYVRPEIIGLVIGSLAAALVFKEFRPRGGSAPIVRFVLGAFAMIGALVFLGCPWRAMLRLAGGDGNAIFGLLGLVAGIWIGTRFLKAGYNLGRTRVYSTTAGWVMPALAAGLFLLLLIFPRTEGQEQSGVLFYSLKGPGAMNAPIAVSLIIGLIIGFLAQRSRFCTMGAFRDLILFKQVHLFSGVVALIVFAFTTNLIVKQFHPGFAGQPVAHVLHLWNALGMVLAGLAFALAGGCPGRQLFLSGEGDTDAGIFVVGMVAGAAFAHNFGLASSPAGIGPHGMAAVVIGLIVCGAIGFTMKQK; from the coding sequence ATGAAAAATATTTTCGCGACAAGATCGGGAATCATCGGCGTCGGCGCCTTTATCGGCGTCATGGCCGCGCTGCTGCAGTTCTGGGGAAATCCCGGCAACATGGGCATATGCGTGGCCTGCTTCGTCAGGGATATCACCGGCGCTCTTGGCCTGCATCGGGCCAGCGTGGTGCAGTACGTGCGGCCGGAAATCATAGGGTTGGTGATCGGCTCCCTGGCGGCGGCCCTGGTTTTCAAGGAGTTTCGCCCCCGGGGCGGTTCCGCTCCCATTGTCCGGTTTGTGCTGGGCGCCTTTGCCATGATCGGCGCACTGGTCTTTCTGGGTTGTCCCTGGCGGGCCATGCTGCGTCTGGCCGGCGGTGACGGGAACGCCATATTCGGTTTGCTCGGCCTGGTGGCCGGCATATGGATCGGCACGCGCTTTTTAAAGGCCGGCTACAACCTTGGCCGCACCCGAGTGTATTCCACGACCGCCGGATGGGTTATGCCCGCTTTGGCCGCCGGGTTGTTCCTGCTGCTGCTGATTTTCCCCCGGACCGAAGGCCAGGAGCAGAGCGGTGTTCTTTTTTACAGCCTGAAAGGGCCCGGCGCCATGAACGCGCCGATTGCCGTTTCGTTGATCATCGGCCTGATTATCGGGTTTCTGGCCCAGCGCAGCCGTTTCTGCACCATGGGCGCTTTCCGTGATTTAATCCTGTTCAAACAGGTCCATCTATTTTCAGGCGTGGTGGCACTGATCGTTTTTGCTTTTACAACCAACCTCATCGTCAAGCAGTTTCATCCCGGATTCGCGGGTCAGCCAGTGGCTCATGTCCTGCATCTCTGGAACGCCCTGGGGATGGTGCTGGCCGGTCTGGCCTTTGCCCTGGCCGGCGGTTGCCCGGGACGGCAGCTGTTTCTGTCCGGGGAGGGGGATACGGACGCCGGAATTTTCGTGGTCGGCATGGTGGCCGGCGCGGCCTTTGCCCATAATTTCGGCTTGGCCAGTTCGCCAGCGGGGATCGGTCCCCATGGCATGGCCGCGGTGGTTATCGGCCTGATCGTCTGCGGGGCAATCGGTTTTACGATGAAACAGAAATGA
- a CDS encoding sulfurtransferase TusA family protein — protein METVDARGLSCPQPVLMTVDALKKTSADRMLVLVDTAASKENVSRAVSSNGWTVADITPEGETYRIEIHKG, from the coding sequence ATGGAAACAGTAGATGCCCGGGGACTCTCCTGTCCGCAGCCGGTTTTAATGACTGTGGATGCCTTAAAAAAGACATCCGCCGACAGGATGCTGGTGCTGGTGGACACGGCGGCGTCCAAGGAAAATGTCAGCCGGGCCGTTTCGAGCAATGGCTGGACGGTGGCCGATATCACCCCTGAAGGCGAAACGTATCGCATCGAGATTCATAAGGGCTGA
- a CDS encoding NAD(P)H-hydrate dehydratase: protein MFAVVGTVPAQDFPLTGGPVSFSGQSLMIDGHSVPVNRGTPALLASALKICGFFGAPPPFAYLAGDIGTGAGSRKLYAHLETDLPSRRFDGLTFHYIQPDVDWHNRVMLAIEKMVSRPILIADAGFMYAAKMSGYADFYDVFTPDAGELAFLADESAPHPFYTRGFIFHESNRVPELIARAYRHGNAARYLLVKGEADVLADAGGIRQTIAEPLVPALEPIGGTGDILTGLLTALIGMGHDIPAACCYAARISRMAGELAQPDPGTQVIDIIARIPESAALIFASEKQ, encoded by the coding sequence ATGTTCGCGGTAGTCGGAACGGTGCCCGCACAGGATTTCCCCCTGACCGGCGGCCCGGTCTCTTTTTCCGGGCAATCTTTGATGATCGACGGCCATTCCGTACCCGTCAATCGAGGAACTCCGGCCCTGTTGGCCTCGGCATTAAAAATTTGCGGCTTTTTCGGCGCGCCGCCGCCCTTTGCCTATCTGGCCGGCGATATCGGCACCGGCGCCGGCAGCCGAAAACTCTACGCGCACCTGGAAACGGATCTGCCGTCCCGTCGGTTTGACGGCCTGACCTTTCATTATATCCAGCCGGACGTGGACTGGCATAACCGCGTGATGTTGGCCATCGAAAAAATGGTCTCCCGGCCCATCCTCATCGCCGATGCCGGATTCATGTACGCCGCCAAGATGAGCGGATACGCGGATTTTTACGACGTGTTTACCCCGGATGCCGGGGAGCTGGCTTTTCTGGCCGATGAATCCGCGCCCCATCCGTTTTATACCCGGGGATTTATCTTCCATGAATCAAACCGCGTGCCGGAGCTAATCGCCAGGGCTTACCGGCACGGCAACGCCGCCCGCTATCTGCTGGTCAAGGGGGAAGCGGACGTGCTGGCCGACGCCGGCGGCATCCGGCAAACCATCGCCGAGCCCCTGGTGCCGGCCCTGGAGCCTATCGGCGGCACGGGAGATATCCTGACAGGTCTGCTGACGGCCCTGATCGGCATGGGCCACGACATACCGGCGGCCTGCTGTTATGCCGCCAGAATCAGCCGCATGGCCGGCGAGTTGGCCCAACCCGACCCCGGCACCCAGGTAATTGACATTATCGCGCGCATTCCGGAAAGCGCCGCCTTGATTTTTGCTTCTGAAAAACAATAA